In one Mus pahari chromosome 21, PAHARI_EIJ_v1.1, whole genome shotgun sequence genomic region, the following are encoded:
- the Caskin1 gene encoding caskin-1 isoform X4: MGKEQELVQAVKAEDVGTAQRLLQRPRPGKAKLLGSTKKINVNFQDPDGFSALHHAALNGNTELISLLLEAQAAVDIKDNKGMRPLHYAAWQGRKEPMKLVLKAGSAVNVPSDEGHIPLHLAAQHGHYDVSEMLLQHQSNPCMVDNSGKTPLDLACEFGRVGVVQLLLSSNMCAALLEPRPGDTTDPNGTSPLHLAAKNGHIDIIRLLLQAGIDINRQTKSGTALHEAALCGKTEVVRLLLDSGINAQVRNTYSQTALDIVHQFTTSQASKEIKQLLREASAALQVRATKDYCNNYDLTSLNVKAGDVITVLEQHPDGRWKGCIHDSRTGNDRVGYFPSSLGEAIVKRAGSRTGSEPSPPQGGGSLGPSAPPEEIWVLRKPFAGGDRSGSLSNAAGGRSPGGHALHAGSEGVKLLATVLSQKSVSESSPGDSPVKPPEGSSGAARSQPPAAHAGQVYGEQPPKKLESASASEGKANLAVWLSMIGLAQYYKVLVDNGYENIDFITDITWEDLQEIGITKLGHQKKLMLAVRKLAELQKAEYSKYEGGPLRRKTPQSLEMMAIESPPPSEPTTAECQSPKMTTFQDSELSGELQAALSGPAEAGAAAAEKSSNHLPPTPRTNLRESSLSGRARHMSSSQELLGDGPPGPGSPMSRSQEYLLDEGPAPGTPPKEVRSSRHGHSVKRASVPPVPGKPRQVLPSGASHFTPPQTPTKAQPGSPQAHGPATAKVKPTPQLLPPTDRPMSPRSLPQSPTHRGFAYVLPQPVEGEVGPPAPGPVPPPVPAAVPTLCLPPETDVEPGRPKKRAHSLNRYAASDSEPERDELLVPAAAGPYATVQRRVGRSHSVRAPAGTDKNVNRSQSFAVRPRKKGPPPPPPKRSSSAMASATLADEPAPDVEAEDGRLGVRAQRRRASDLAGSVDTGSAGSVKSIAAMLELSSIGGGGRAIRRPPEGHPTPRPASPEPGRVATVLASVKHKEAIGPDGEVVNRRRTLSGPVTGLLATARRGSGEPAEQSHFMEDGTARQRLRGPAKGEASAEGPPLARVEASATLKRRIRAKQSQQENVKFILTESDTVKRRPKAKEPDAGPEPPPPLSVYQNGTATVRRRPASEQTGPPELPPPPPPAEPPPADLMQLPPLPLPDSNARKPVKPPVSPKPILAQPVSKIQGSPTPASKKVPLPGPGSPEVKRAHGTPPPVSPKPPPPPTAPKPAKALAGLQSSSATPSPVPSPARQPPAALVKPASSPPSQSASPAKPPSPGTPALHVPAKPPRAAASVVSGPPVASDCASPGDSARQKLEETSACLAAALQAVEEKIRQEDGQGPRASSIEEKSTGSILEDIGSMFDDLADQLDAMLE; this comes from the exons ATGgggaaggagcaggagctggtgcaggcGGTGAAGGCGGAGGACGTGGGGACCGCGCAGAGGCTGCTGCAGAGGCCGCGGCCGGGGAAGGCCA agCTCCTGGGCTCTACCAAGAAGATCAATGTCAACTTCCAGGACCCGGATGG CTTCTCAGCCCTGCACCATGCCGCCCTGAATGGCAACACAGAATTGATCTCTCTCCTGCTGGAGGCTCAGGCTGCTGTAGACATCAAGGACAACAAAG GTATGCGGCCGTTGCACTATGCTGCCTGGCAGGGCCGGAAGGAGCCCATGAAGCTGGTGCTGAAGGCGGGCTCAGCAGTAAATGTCCCATCCGACGAAGGCCACATACCCCTGCATTTGGCTGCCCAGCATGGTCACTACGATGTG TCAGAGATGCTGCTGCAGCATCAGTCCAACCCCTGCATGGTAGACAACTCTGGAAAGACACCTCTGGACCTGGCCTGTGAGTTTGGCCGCGTAGGG GTGGTCCAGCTGCTGCTAAGTAGCAACATgtgtgcagccttgctggagccCCGACCAGGGGACACCACCGACCCCAATGGCACCAGCCCCCTGCACCTAGCAGCCAAGAATGGCCACATTGACATCATCAG GCTGCTTCTTCAGGCCGGCATCGACATTAACCGCCAGACCAAGTCTGGCACGGCTCTTCATGAAGCCGCGCTCTGTGGGAAAACAGAAGTGGTTCGGCTACTGTTGGAT AGTGGGATCAATGCTCAGGTGAGGAACACCTACAGCCAGACGGCACTGGACATCGTACACCAATTTACAACGTCCCAGGCCAGCAAGGAGATTAAGCAACTGCTTCGAG AGGCCTCAGCAGCCCTGCAGGTCCGGGCAACAAAGGATTACTGTAACAATTATGATCTGACCAGTCTCAATGTGAAGGCTGGGGACGTTATCACG GTACTTGAACAGCACCCCGATGGCCGGTGGAAAGGCTGCATTCATGACAGCCGGACAGGCAATGACAGGGTGGGCTACTTCCCATCTTCCCTGGGGGAGGCTATCGTCAAGCGAGCAG GTTCCCGGACAGGCAGTGAGCCAAGCCCACCCCAGGGAGGTGGCTCACTGGGTCCCTCTGCACCCCCGGAGGAGATCTGGGTGCTGAGGAAGCCTTTTGCGG GTGGAGATCGCAGTGGCAGCTTGAGCAATGCGGCTGGGGGCAGGAGTCCTGGGGGCCATGCCTTGCATGCAGGCTCTGAAGGAGTTAAG CTCCTGGCAACGGTGCTTTCCCAGAAGTCAGTCTCCGAGTCCAGCCCAGGAGATAGCCCGGTCAAGCCTCCAGAGGGCTCTTCAG GTGCGGCCCGGTCCCAGCCTCCAGCAGCCCATGCTGGGCAGGTGTATGGGGAGCAGCCACCCAAGAAGCTGGAATCGGCCTCGGCCTCTGAGGGCAAG GCTAACCTGGCTGTGTGGCTATCAATGATTGGTCTGGCCCAGTATTACAAGGTGCTGGTGGACAACGGCTACGAGAACATTGATTTCATCACTGATATCACCTGGGAGGACCTGCAGGAGATCGGCATCACCAAGCTGG GACACCAAAAGAAGCTGATGCTGGCAGTGAGGAAACTGGCAGAGCTGCAAAAGGCAGAATACTCCAAGTATGAGGGGGGACCCCTGCGCCGAAAGACACCCCAATCACTTGAAATGATGGCTATTGAATCGCCGCCCCCATCTGAGCCCACTACAGCAGAGTGCCAGTCTCCCAAGATGACCACCTTCCAGGACAGCGAACTCAGTGGGGAGCTGCAGGCCGCCCTGTCCGGCCCAGCTGAAGCAGGTGCAGCTGCTGCTGAGAAATCCTCCAACCACCTGCCACCCACCCCGAGGACAAACTTACGGGAGTCCAGCCTGAGCGGACGGGCTCGGCACATGAGCAGCTCTCAGGAGCTGCTGGGTGATGGGCCTCCGGGGCCTGGCAGTCCTATGTCACGAAGTCAGGAATACCTGCTGGATGAGGGGCCGGCTCCTGGCACCCCACCCAAGGAGGTGCGGTCCAGCCGCCACGGCCACAGCGTCAAGAGGGCCAGTGTGCCCCCGGTGCCCGGCAAGCCACGACAGGTCCTTCCATCTGGTGCCAGCCACTTCACACCCCCACAGACGCCCACCAAAGCTCAGCCGGGCTCCCCTCAGGCCCATGGTCCAGCCACAGCCAAGGTGAAGCCCACCCCACAGCTGCTACCACCAACAGACCGACCCATGTCGCCCCGTTCCCTGCCTCAGTCACCCACACACCGTGGCTTTGCCTATGTGCTGCCTCAGCCAGTTGAAGGCGAGGTAGGGCCGCCTGCTCCAGGACCTGTGCCCCCACCAGTACCCGCAGCTGTGCCTACACTATGCTTGCCCCCAGAAACTGACGTAGAGCCCGGGAGGCCCAAGAAACGTGCCCACAGCTTGAATCGCTATGCAGCATCTGACAGTGAGCCTGAGAGGGATGAGCTGCTGGTGCCGGCTGCCGCCGGACCCTATGCCACAGTCCAGAGGCGTGTGGGTCGGAGCCATTCGGTGAGGGCTCCTGCTGGCACGGACAAGAATGTTAACCGCAGTCAGTCCTTTGCTGTGCGGCCACGTAAGAAGGGGCCCCCACCACCTCCACCCAAACGCTCCAGCTCGGCCATGGCCAGTGCCACCCTAGCCGACGAGCCGGCTCCTGATGTTGAGGCAGAGGACGGCCGGCTGGGGGTCCGGGCGCAACGCCGTCGGGCTAGTGATCTCGCTGGCAGTGTGGACACAGGCAGTGCTGGCAGTGTGAAGAGCATTGCAGCCATGTTGGAGCTGTCTTCCATTGGGGGCGGGGGACGGGCTATTCGCAGGCCCCCCGAAGGCCACCCCACACCTCGTCCCGCCAGTCCGGAACCAGGCCGAGTAGCTACCGTGTTGGCCTCTGTGAAGCACAAAGAGGCCATTGGGCCTGACGGTGAAGTGGTGAACCGGCGCCGTACACTCAGTGGCCCAGTCACTGGACTTTTGGCCACTGCTCGACGGGGGTCTGGGGAACCTGCAGAACAGAGTCATTTTATGGAGGATGGCACAGCCCGACAACGGCTTCGAGGTCCAGCTAAGGGTGAGGCAAGTGCGGAGGGCCCTCCCCTTGCCCGGGTAGAGGCCAGTGCCACGCTCAAGAGGCGCATCCGGGCCAAGCAGAGCCAACAAGAGAACGTCAAGTTCATCCTGACGGAGTCTGACACGGTGAAGCGCAGGCCTAAGGCTAAGGAGCCTGACGCTGGCCCTGAGCCGCCCCCACCACTGTCTGTGTATCAGAACGGCACAGCCACAGTTCGCCGAAGGCCAGCCTCAGAGCAGACTGGGCCTCCAGagctgccccctcctcctcctcctgctgagcCCCCACCTGCTGACCTGATGCAGCTGCCTCCACTGCCCCTGCCTGACAGCAATGCACGGAAGCCGGTGAAGCCACCCGTCTCTCCCAAGCCCATTCTGGCTCAGCCTGTGTCCAAGATCCAGGGCTCACCTACACCTGCCTCCAAGAAGGTGCCACTGCCAGGCCCTGGCAGCCCAG AGGTAAAGCGTGCTCACGGCACGCCACCGCCCGTGTCACCCAAGCCTCCGCCACCACCTACAGCACCCAAGCCAGCCAAGGCTTTGGCGGGACTACAGTCCAGCAGCGCCACCCCCTCGCCTGTGCCCTCGCCAGCGCGTCAGCCGCCAGCAGCCCTCGTCAAGCCAGCTAGCTCGCCGCCCTCTCAGAGCGCCAGCCCCGCCAAGCCCCCTTCCCCAGGGACGCCCGCACTGCACGTACCCGCCAAGCCCCCTCGCGCTGCCGCTTCAGTAGTCTCCGGACCCCCAGTAGCTTCAGATTGTGCTTCGCCCGGGGACAGCGCTCGGCAGAAGCTGGAAGAGACTAGCGCGTGTTTGGCTGCAGCACTGCAGGCAGTGGAGGAGAAGATAAGGCAGGAAGACGGACAAGGGCCTCG CGCCTCCTCCATCGAGGAGAAGAGCACTGGCAGCATCCTGGAAGACATCGGCAGCATGTTCGACGACCTGGCCGACCAGCTGGACGCCATGCTGGAGTGA
- the Caskin1 gene encoding caskin-1 isoform X1: MGKEQELVQAVKAEDVGTAQRLLQRPRPGKAKLLGSTKKINVNFQDPDGAVLPLPSFSALHHAALNGNTELISLLLEAQAAVDIKDNKGMRPLHYAAWQGRKEPMKLVLKAGSAVNVPSDEGHIPLHLAAQHGHYDVSEMLLQHQSNPCMVDNSGKTPLDLACEFGRVGVVQLLLSSNMCAALLEPRPGDTTDPNGTSPLHLAAKNGHIDIIRLLLQAGIDINRQTKSGTALHEAALCGKTEVVRLLLDSGINAQVRNTYSQTALDIVHQFTTSQASKEIKQLLREASAALQVRATKDYCNNYDLTSLNVKAGDVITVLEQHPDGRWKGCIHDSRTGNDRVGYFPSSLGEAIVKRAGSRTGSEPSPPQGGGSLGPSAPPEEIWVLRKPFAGGDRSGSLSNAAGGRSPGGHALHAGSEGVKLLATVLSQKSVSESSPGDSPVKPPEGSSGAARSQPPAAHAGQVYGEQPPKKLESASASEGKSAEAVSQWLATFQLQLYAPNFTSAGYDLPTISRMTPEDLTAIGVTKPGHRKKITAEISGLNIPDWLPEHKPANLAVWLSMIGLAQYYKVLVDNGYENIDFITDITWEDLQEIGITKLGHQKKLMLAVRKLAELQKAEYSKYEGGPLRRKTPQSLEMMAIESPPPSEPTTAECQSPKMTTFQDSELSGELQAALSGPAEAGAAAAEKSSNHLPPTPRTNLRESSLSGRARHMSSSQELLGDGPPGPGSPMSRSQEYLLDEGPAPGTPPKEVRSSRHGHSVKRASVPPVPGKPRQVLPSGASHFTPPQTPTKAQPGSPQAHGPATAKVKPTPQLLPPTDRPMSPRSLPQSPTHRGFAYVLPQPVEGEVGPPAPGPVPPPVPAAVPTLCLPPETDVEPGRPKKRAHSLNRYAASDSEPERDELLVPAAAGPYATVQRRVGRSHSVRAPAGTDKNVNRSQSFAVRPRKKGPPPPPPKRSSSAMASATLADEPAPDVEAEDGRLGVRAQRRRASDLAGSVDTGSAGSVKSIAAMLELSSIGGGGRAIRRPPEGHPTPRPASPEPGRVATVLASVKHKEAIGPDGEVVNRRRTLSGPVTGLLATARRGSGEPAEQSHFMEDGTARQRLRGPAKGEASAEGPPLARVEASATLKRRIRAKQSQQENVKFILTESDTVKRRPKAKEPDAGPEPPPPLSVYQNGTATVRRRPASEQTGPPELPPPPPPAEPPPADLMQLPPLPLPDSNARKPVKPPVSPKPILAQPVSKIQGSPTPASKKVPLPGPGSPEVKRAHGTPPPVSPKPPPPPTAPKPAKALAGLQSSSATPSPVPSPARQPPAALVKPASSPPSQSASPAKPPSPGTPALHVPAKPPRAAASVVSGPPVASDCASPGDSARQKLEETSACLAAALQAVEEKIRQEDGQGPRASSIEEKSTGSILEDIGSMFDDLADQLDAMLE; the protein is encoded by the exons ATGgggaaggagcaggagctggtgcaggcGGTGAAGGCGGAGGACGTGGGGACCGCGCAGAGGCTGCTGCAGAGGCCGCGGCCGGGGAAGGCCA agCTCCTGGGCTCTACCAAGAAGATCAATGTCAACTTCCAGGACCCGGATGG AGCTGTCCTTCCCCTGCCCAGCTTCTCAGCCCTGCACCATGCCGCCCTGAATGGCAACACAGAATTGATCTCTCTCCTGCTGGAGGCTCAGGCTGCTGTAGACATCAAGGACAACAAAG GTATGCGGCCGTTGCACTATGCTGCCTGGCAGGGCCGGAAGGAGCCCATGAAGCTGGTGCTGAAGGCGGGCTCAGCAGTAAATGTCCCATCCGACGAAGGCCACATACCCCTGCATTTGGCTGCCCAGCATGGTCACTACGATGTG TCAGAGATGCTGCTGCAGCATCAGTCCAACCCCTGCATGGTAGACAACTCTGGAAAGACACCTCTGGACCTGGCCTGTGAGTTTGGCCGCGTAGGG GTGGTCCAGCTGCTGCTAAGTAGCAACATgtgtgcagccttgctggagccCCGACCAGGGGACACCACCGACCCCAATGGCACCAGCCCCCTGCACCTAGCAGCCAAGAATGGCCACATTGACATCATCAG GCTGCTTCTTCAGGCCGGCATCGACATTAACCGCCAGACCAAGTCTGGCACGGCTCTTCATGAAGCCGCGCTCTGTGGGAAAACAGAAGTGGTTCGGCTACTGTTGGAT AGTGGGATCAATGCTCAGGTGAGGAACACCTACAGCCAGACGGCACTGGACATCGTACACCAATTTACAACGTCCCAGGCCAGCAAGGAGATTAAGCAACTGCTTCGAG AGGCCTCAGCAGCCCTGCAGGTCCGGGCAACAAAGGATTACTGTAACAATTATGATCTGACCAGTCTCAATGTGAAGGCTGGGGACGTTATCACG GTACTTGAACAGCACCCCGATGGCCGGTGGAAAGGCTGCATTCATGACAGCCGGACAGGCAATGACAGGGTGGGCTACTTCCCATCTTCCCTGGGGGAGGCTATCGTCAAGCGAGCAG GTTCCCGGACAGGCAGTGAGCCAAGCCCACCCCAGGGAGGTGGCTCACTGGGTCCCTCTGCACCCCCGGAGGAGATCTGGGTGCTGAGGAAGCCTTTTGCGG GTGGAGATCGCAGTGGCAGCTTGAGCAATGCGGCTGGGGGCAGGAGTCCTGGGGGCCATGCCTTGCATGCAGGCTCTGAAGGAGTTAAG CTCCTGGCAACGGTGCTTTCCCAGAAGTCAGTCTCCGAGTCCAGCCCAGGAGATAGCCCGGTCAAGCCTCCAGAGGGCTCTTCAG GTGCGGCCCGGTCCCAGCCTCCAGCAGCCCATGCTGGGCAGGTGTATGGGGAGCAGCCACCCAAGAAGCTGGAATCGGCCTCGGCCTCTGAGGGCAAG AGTGCTGAGGCAGTCAGTCAGTGGCTTGCCACATTCCAGCTACAGCTCTATGCCCCCAACTTCACCAGCGCTGGCTATGACCTGCCCACCATCAGTCGTATGACCCCTGAG GACCTCACAGCCATTGGTGTCACCAAGCCAGGCCACCGTAAGAAGATTACGGCAGAGATCAGCGGCCTGAACATCCCTGACTGGCTGCCTGAACACAAACCC GCTAACCTGGCTGTGTGGCTATCAATGATTGGTCTGGCCCAGTATTACAAGGTGCTGGTGGACAACGGCTACGAGAACATTGATTTCATCACTGATATCACCTGGGAGGACCTGCAGGAGATCGGCATCACCAAGCTGG GACACCAAAAGAAGCTGATGCTGGCAGTGAGGAAACTGGCAGAGCTGCAAAAGGCAGAATACTCCAAGTATGAGGGGGGACCCCTGCGCCGAAAGACACCCCAATCACTTGAAATGATGGCTATTGAATCGCCGCCCCCATCTGAGCCCACTACAGCAGAGTGCCAGTCTCCCAAGATGACCACCTTCCAGGACAGCGAACTCAGTGGGGAGCTGCAGGCCGCCCTGTCCGGCCCAGCTGAAGCAGGTGCAGCTGCTGCTGAGAAATCCTCCAACCACCTGCCACCCACCCCGAGGACAAACTTACGGGAGTCCAGCCTGAGCGGACGGGCTCGGCACATGAGCAGCTCTCAGGAGCTGCTGGGTGATGGGCCTCCGGGGCCTGGCAGTCCTATGTCACGAAGTCAGGAATACCTGCTGGATGAGGGGCCGGCTCCTGGCACCCCACCCAAGGAGGTGCGGTCCAGCCGCCACGGCCACAGCGTCAAGAGGGCCAGTGTGCCCCCGGTGCCCGGCAAGCCACGACAGGTCCTTCCATCTGGTGCCAGCCACTTCACACCCCCACAGACGCCCACCAAAGCTCAGCCGGGCTCCCCTCAGGCCCATGGTCCAGCCACAGCCAAGGTGAAGCCCACCCCACAGCTGCTACCACCAACAGACCGACCCATGTCGCCCCGTTCCCTGCCTCAGTCACCCACACACCGTGGCTTTGCCTATGTGCTGCCTCAGCCAGTTGAAGGCGAGGTAGGGCCGCCTGCTCCAGGACCTGTGCCCCCACCAGTACCCGCAGCTGTGCCTACACTATGCTTGCCCCCAGAAACTGACGTAGAGCCCGGGAGGCCCAAGAAACGTGCCCACAGCTTGAATCGCTATGCAGCATCTGACAGTGAGCCTGAGAGGGATGAGCTGCTGGTGCCGGCTGCCGCCGGACCCTATGCCACAGTCCAGAGGCGTGTGGGTCGGAGCCATTCGGTGAGGGCTCCTGCTGGCACGGACAAGAATGTTAACCGCAGTCAGTCCTTTGCTGTGCGGCCACGTAAGAAGGGGCCCCCACCACCTCCACCCAAACGCTCCAGCTCGGCCATGGCCAGTGCCACCCTAGCCGACGAGCCGGCTCCTGATGTTGAGGCAGAGGACGGCCGGCTGGGGGTCCGGGCGCAACGCCGTCGGGCTAGTGATCTCGCTGGCAGTGTGGACACAGGCAGTGCTGGCAGTGTGAAGAGCATTGCAGCCATGTTGGAGCTGTCTTCCATTGGGGGCGGGGGACGGGCTATTCGCAGGCCCCCCGAAGGCCACCCCACACCTCGTCCCGCCAGTCCGGAACCAGGCCGAGTAGCTACCGTGTTGGCCTCTGTGAAGCACAAAGAGGCCATTGGGCCTGACGGTGAAGTGGTGAACCGGCGCCGTACACTCAGTGGCCCAGTCACTGGACTTTTGGCCACTGCTCGACGGGGGTCTGGGGAACCTGCAGAACAGAGTCATTTTATGGAGGATGGCACAGCCCGACAACGGCTTCGAGGTCCAGCTAAGGGTGAGGCAAGTGCGGAGGGCCCTCCCCTTGCCCGGGTAGAGGCCAGTGCCACGCTCAAGAGGCGCATCCGGGCCAAGCAGAGCCAACAAGAGAACGTCAAGTTCATCCTGACGGAGTCTGACACGGTGAAGCGCAGGCCTAAGGCTAAGGAGCCTGACGCTGGCCCTGAGCCGCCCCCACCACTGTCTGTGTATCAGAACGGCACAGCCACAGTTCGCCGAAGGCCAGCCTCAGAGCAGACTGGGCCTCCAGagctgccccctcctcctcctcctgctgagcCCCCACCTGCTGACCTGATGCAGCTGCCTCCACTGCCCCTGCCTGACAGCAATGCACGGAAGCCGGTGAAGCCACCCGTCTCTCCCAAGCCCATTCTGGCTCAGCCTGTGTCCAAGATCCAGGGCTCACCTACACCTGCCTCCAAGAAGGTGCCACTGCCAGGCCCTGGCAGCCCAG AGGTAAAGCGTGCTCACGGCACGCCACCGCCCGTGTCACCCAAGCCTCCGCCACCACCTACAGCACCCAAGCCAGCCAAGGCTTTGGCGGGACTACAGTCCAGCAGCGCCACCCCCTCGCCTGTGCCCTCGCCAGCGCGTCAGCCGCCAGCAGCCCTCGTCAAGCCAGCTAGCTCGCCGCCCTCTCAGAGCGCCAGCCCCGCCAAGCCCCCTTCCCCAGGGACGCCCGCACTGCACGTACCCGCCAAGCCCCCTCGCGCTGCCGCTTCAGTAGTCTCCGGACCCCCAGTAGCTTCAGATTGTGCTTCGCCCGGGGACAGCGCTCGGCAGAAGCTGGAAGAGACTAGCGCGTGTTTGGCTGCAGCACTGCAGGCAGTGGAGGAGAAGATAAGGCAGGAAGACGGACAAGGGCCTCG CGCCTCCTCCATCGAGGAGAAGAGCACTGGCAGCATCCTGGAAGACATCGGCAGCATGTTCGACGACCTGGCCGACCAGCTGGACGCCATGCTGGAGTGA